One Streptococcus sp. zg-86 DNA window includes the following coding sequences:
- a CDS encoding ArpU family transcriptional regulator translates to MKQARIYANRKLKEFGRWQRIARDGSVVYSDDYILQADGNNFQPVERLEINQETARQELNAIKSAINAISDIRQRQVLILNYLEGKPVEQVRLEIKRTLEPFEPIKKSQYYTLKNSALLAFAKQYRNGVLETLPD, encoded by the coding sequence GTGAAACAGGCTAGAATATACGCCAACCGAAAGCTAAAAGAGTTTGGACGGTGGCAGAGAATCGCAAGAGATGGGAGCGTGGTCTATTCTGATGATTATATCTTACAGGCAGACGGAAACAATTTTCAACCCGTGGAGCGGTTGGAGATAAACCAAGAGACAGCACGGCAAGAGCTGAACGCCATAAAATCGGCTATCAACGCTATCAGCGACATCAGACAGCGCCAAGTGCTTATTTTGAACTATCTGGAAGGCAAGCCAGTTGAACAGGTACGCCTAGAAATAAAAAGAACGCTTGAACCTTTTGAGCCGATCAAAAAAAGCCAATATTATACCTTAAAAAATAGTGCTTTACTAGCCTTTGCGAAGCAATACAGAAATGGAGTGCTTGAGACGTTACCAGATTGA
- a CDS encoding DnaD domain-containing protein, with amino-acid sequence MGNRRMISKTVTQTQRFLRLPLEAQALYFHLVQNTDDDGVVEAFPIVRMIGASEDNVGLLVINHFITPLNDEMVYFVIDFHEQNKVRADRKVNSVYIDLLRNKLPEIELVEPKQRTDRSKKPPEKTGQPWDGHGTDKGQQNISQYNISKYNISQQLEVGAVENPIFEKLKEAFGEMAISGTIIQEVEDLLQTHGEALLLHALNETILNAGKSIRYTRRILENWQGQGLRTVEQIEANKRNYTAKGSMQRDRDWFQNLQPDEGAEF; translated from the coding sequence ATGGGAAACAGAAGAATGATAAGCAAAACAGTAACACAGACACAGCGATTTTTAAGACTGCCACTAGAAGCACAAGCCCTCTATTTTCACCTTGTCCAGAATACAGACGATGACGGAGTTGTAGAGGCCTTTCCGATTGTTAGAATGATTGGAGCAAGTGAAGATAATGTTGGGTTGCTAGTTATCAACCATTTCATCACACCCTTGAATGATGAAATGGTTTATTTCGTAATTGATTTTCATGAACAGAACAAAGTAAGAGCTGATAGAAAGGTCAATTCTGTCTATATTGATTTGTTAAGAAATAAGCTCCCAGAGATTGAACTAGTAGAACCGAAACAGCGTACAGATAGGTCTAAAAAACCTCCTGAAAAGACAGGGCAACCATGGGACGGTCACGGGACAGACAAGGGACAGCAGAATATAAGTCAATATAATATAAGTAAATATAATATAAGTCAACAACTAGAAGTAGGCGCTGTTGAAAATCCAATCTTTGAAAAATTAAAAGAAGCATTTGGAGAAATGGCTATATCTGGAACGATTATTCAAGAAGTTGAAGACTTGTTACAAACTCACGGAGAAGCGCTACTACTCCATGCACTGAATGAAACTATCCTGAATGCTGGTAAGTCTATCAGATATACAAGGAGAATACTAGAAAATTGGCAAGGTCAAGGCTTACGAACTGTTGAGCAGATTGAAGCGAATAAACGAAACTATACAGCTAAAGGGAGCATGCAGAGGGATAGAGATTGGTTTCAAAATTTGCAACCCGACGAGGGGGCTGAATTTTAG
- a CDS encoding MerR family transcriptional regulator has protein sequence MNGGIFSTGYEQKLLEQNLKAFSAFLEYYNKPKSKILGLITAQEVQDELGVKWKTLQRWERAGLKRYQPPLEDTRKVFYKITDVLIFLGVDTA, from the coding sequence ATGAATGGCGGTATTTTTAGTACAGGCTATGAACAGAAGCTACTAGAACAGAACCTAAAAGCATTCAGCGCCTTTCTGGAATACTACAACAAGCCAAAGTCTAAAATATTGGGATTGATAACAGCCCAAGAGGTGCAGGACGAACTAGGGGTAAAATGGAAAACCTTGCAACGTTGGGAACGTGCAGGCTTGAAACGATACCAACCGCCCCTAGAGGACACGCGCAAGGTATTCTATAAAATCACTGATGTCTTGATATTTTTGGGGGTTGACACAGCATGA
- a CDS encoding DNA-binding protein has translation MTENTFPSNYRRVLELIPRGSERPITNREIQRITGLSERAIREIVQRLTVRYKIPIGNVRGNSAGYYFPTNDAERFQGMIELDKQVTEEHKRLEVIKYGNLNEQDKYLKGG, from the coding sequence ATGACTGAAAACACGTTTCCAAGCAATTATAGGCGCGTGCTGGAGCTTATCCCAAGAGGGAGCGAGCGACCAATTACAAATAGAGAAATACAGCGAATAACTGGATTAAGTGAACGAGCAATACGGGAGATTGTGCAACGGCTAACCGTTCGCTATAAAATCCCTATCGGCAATGTTAGAGGGAACTCAGCAGGCTACTACTTCCCAACTAATGACGCGGAACGCTTCCAAGGTATGATTGAACTTGATAAGCAGGTCACAGAGGAACATAAACGGCTTGAGGTGATTAAGTACGGCAATCTGAATGAACAGGACAAGTATTTGAAAGGAGGTTAA
- a CDS encoding Rha family transcriptional regulator yields the protein MELVYMDGRKEPYTTSEIVAECADIKHDTVQSLIRNHQQDFEAYGIIGFEIRKLSGRGRPQKIYRLNEQQATLLITYLKNTEPVRAFKTNLVKAFFEMRDELANFKLQRALEQPKRKELHEAIESWEQAPKHAHSTVNNLLLKGASGMNKRQLVAERGGHNGIDSLTSTELVQYQALEDMAIAMINLGMGYQDIKAMVFRPKRKRTTGA from the coding sequence ATGGAACTAGTATACATGGACGGACGAAAAGAGCCGTATACAACAAGCGAGATTGTCGCAGAATGTGCAGATATAAAGCACGATACCGTACAAAGCCTTATTAGAAATCACCAACAAGATTTTGAAGCGTATGGAATTATCGGATTTGAAATCCGTAAATTAAGCGGACGAGGACGACCGCAGAAAATCTATCGTCTGAATGAGCAACAGGCAACACTACTTATCACTTACCTAAAGAATACAGAGCCAGTCCGAGCTTTCAAAACAAACCTAGTCAAAGCATTCTTTGAAATGCGGGACGAGTTAGCCAATTTCAAGCTACAGCGCGCACTAGAGCAACCGAAGCGCAAAGAATTACATGAAGCGATTGAGAGCTGGGAACAAGCGCCAAAGCACGCGCATTCAACGGTTAATAATCTACTGCTGAAAGGTGCTAGCGGAATGAACAAACGCCAGCTAGTGGCTGAACGTGGCGGACATAACGGCATTGACAGCCTAACCAGTACCGAGCTAGTCCAATATCAGGCACTAGAAGACATGGCAATCGCTATGATCAACCTAGGCATGGGCTATCAGGACATTAAGGCAATGGTATTCAGGCCAAAAAGAAAACGCACCACAGGCGCGTGA
- a CDS encoding helix-turn-helix domain-containing protein encodes MAESTISNLANNKTDVKLSTLIKLCSALKVCLSDLIEFSPEE; translated from the coding sequence ATAGCTGAATCTACTATTTCAAACCTAGCAAATAACAAAACTGATGTAAAGCTTTCTACTCTTATCAAGCTTTGTAGTGCTTTAAAAGTTTGTTTGTCTGATTTGATTGAGTTTTCACCGGAAGAATAG
- a CDS encoding helix-turn-helix domain-containing protein: MLINRLAILLAERSMSGVRLASDTGIAQSTISKITSNKSKQVDYETVNKICNILGVTSDDFFDYSPIDYEIKYFRDEDSEDTFIFIKILDRDRPVATLEYKVDFEFHVNTNKPDNLVDIEEIKRNYQQVEIVTVRATLKKQNKETYDKFTELPSNFQNIFTNDLLQVVGKNIKEYITQEFKDEFIFAKNSSGHVEQLLNENIQILVSSKIDDCKYELPF; this comes from the coding sequence ATGTTAATAAATAGATTGGCCATATTATTAGCTGAGAGGTCGATGAGTGGTGTACGTTTAGCAAGTGATACAGGAATTGCACAATCAACAATTTCTAAAATTACTTCAAATAAGTCAAAACAAGTTGACTACGAAACTGTGAACAAAATCTGTAATATTTTAGGGGTTACATCGGATGATTTTTTTGACTATTCTCCAATAGATTATGAAATAAAATATTTTAGAGACGAAGATAGCGAAGATACATTTATTTTTATAAAAATACTAGATAGAGATAGGCCTGTTGCTACCCTAGAGTACAAAGTAGATTTTGAGTTTCATGTAAATACTAACAAGCCCGATAATCTTGTTGATATTGAGGAAATTAAGCGTAACTATCAGCAAGTAGAGATTGTGACCGTAAGAGCTACCTTAAAAAAACAAAACAAAGAAACTTACGATAAATTCACTGAATTACCTAGTAATTTCCAGAATATTTTTACCAACGATTTACTTCAAGTGGTCGGTAAAAACATAAAAGAGTACATAACACAAGAATTTAAAGATGAATTTATTTTTGCAAAAAACTCTTCAGGGCATGTTGAGCAGCTTTTAAACGAAAATATTCAAATTCTAGTTAGCTCAAAAATAGATGATTGCAAATATGAACTGCCTTTTTAA
- the dinD gene encoding DNA damage-inducible protein D, whose product MNELQQYDELTFENIKHIDENGVEFWYARELQTILEYTEWRNFNQVIDKAKIACENSGKSVVANFVDVNKTVQLNFGAREIADIKLSRYACYLIVQNGDPRKEVIALGQSYFAIKTRQQELADNFNKLDEDHKRLAIRQEMKEHNKSLAEAAKMSGVTNYGKFQNFGYRGLYGGMTKKDIHDKKELEPGENILDYMGSAELAANLFRATQTDEVLRNRQIHDETLANDTHFNVGRTIRETMQELGTTMPEDLPTPRESIQDLKKKQKQLDKQPNENQLSLFDDM is encoded by the coding sequence ATGAACGAACTACAACAATATGACGAATTGACGTTCGAAAATATCAAGCACATAGATGAAAATGGTGTAGAGTTTTGGTATGCTCGTGAACTACAAACTATTCTAGAATACACCGAATGGCGAAATTTTAACCAGGTTATCGACAAGGCAAAAATAGCTTGTGAAAACTCTGGAAAGAGCGTGGTTGCCAATTTTGTTGACGTCAACAAAACTGTACAGCTTAATTTTGGGGCGCGTGAAATTGCAGATATAAAACTCTCTCGCTATGCCTGCTATTTAATTGTTCAAAATGGTGACCCTCGGAAAGAGGTCATAGCTTTGGGGCAGTCATATTTTGCAATCAAGACCAGACAGCAAGAACTGGCTGATAATTTCAATAAACTTGACGAAGATCATAAACGTTTGGCAATCCGCCAAGAGATGAAAGAACATAATAAGTCCCTAGCTGAGGCAGCTAAAATGTCTGGTGTAACAAACTATGGTAAGTTTCAAAATTTTGGATATCGTGGTCTTTATGGTGGAATGACTAAAAAGGACATACACGATAAGAAAGAATTAGAACCCGGGGAAAATATTTTAGATTATATGGGAAGTGCTGAGTTGGCAGCCAATCTATTTCGTGCAACTCAGACCGATGAAGTTTTGAGAAATAGACAAATTCACGATGAAACTTTAGCAAACGATACTCACTTCAATGTAGGGCGAACTATCAGGGAAACTATGCAAGAGTTGGGAACAACTATGCCTGAAGACCTCCCTACTCCCCGTGAAAGTATACAAGATTTGAAAAAGAAGCAGAAACAACTAGACAAACAACCGAACGAAAACCAGCTTTCGCTTTTTGATGATATGTAA
- a CDS encoding tyrosine-type recombinase/integrase: protein MKITEVKKKNGSTVYRANIYLGIDQITGKKIKTSITGRTKKEVSRKVKHAQQDFANTGATRFTIQTDIKTINDLAEAWLENYQNTVKPQTLRGTKILIKNHILPTLGQMPLDRFSTPVAQKFINDLARCFNQFDKVRSVLSRMFQYAVVLQTIQHNPVRDTMLPRKNKPRTKKVKYIQPEDLKKFLAYVDGVGQKDFARFNYTVAFKLLLATGMRIGELSALEWSDINLKDNTIKINKTYLQEIKAVGETKTKAGERIISVDKATALMLKQYKNRQRLKFLEIGARAPVRVFQTPTRQYLLRNNFQQVLDLDCKNAGIPRFTFHAFRHTHASLLLNAGISYKELQHRLGHSNISMTLDTYSHLSKDKEKEAVIYFEKAINNL from the coding sequence ATGAAAATAACAGAAGTAAAAAAGAAAAACGGTAGTACCGTCTACCGTGCTAATATCTATCTAGGTATTGACCAGATAACAGGTAAGAAAATCAAGACCAGTATAACAGGGAGGACAAAAAAAGAAGTTAGTAGGAAAGTAAAACATGCGCAACAGGATTTTGCAAACACGGGGGCAACTCGCTTCACTATTCAAACGGATATAAAAACGATAAACGACTTGGCAGAAGCTTGGTTAGAAAATTACCAAAATACGGTAAAACCCCAAACATTGAGGGGGACAAAGATACTCATAAAAAATCACATTCTACCAACATTAGGACAAATGCCCCTAGATAGGTTTTCAACACCAGTAGCCCAAAAGTTTATCAATGACTTGGCTAGGTGTTTTAATCAATTTGACAAGGTGCGTTCAGTCCTTTCACGAATGTTTCAGTATGCTGTTGTATTACAAACTATACAACATAACCCAGTGAGAGATACCATGTTACCTAGGAAGAATAAACCAAGGACTAAAAAAGTGAAGTATATCCAGCCTGAGGACTTAAAAAAATTCTTGGCTTATGTTGATGGGGTTGGTCAAAAGGATTTCGCAAGATTTAATTATACTGTCGCTTTTAAGTTGCTACTTGCTACGGGTATGCGCATAGGAGAGTTGTCAGCTCTTGAGTGGTCTGATATAAACTTAAAGGATAACACTATCAAAATTAATAAAACCTACTTACAAGAAATCAAGGCAGTAGGAGAGACCAAGACAAAAGCAGGGGAACGCATTATCAGTGTAGATAAAGCGACCGCCCTCATGTTGAAACAGTATAAAAACCGCCAACGATTGAAATTCTTAGAAATTGGGGCGCGTGCTCCCGTTAGGGTGTTTCAAACACCTACAAGACAATACTTATTACGAAATAACTTTCAACAAGTACTAGATCTTGATTGCAAAAATGCGGGTATTCCTAGATTTACTTTCCACGCTTTCCGCCATACTCACGCTAGTTTATTGCTAAATGCTGGTATCAGTTATAAAGAACTCCAACACCGATTAGGGCACTCAAATATTTCAATGACGTTAGACACCTATTCACATCTTTCAAAGGACAAGGAAAAAGAAGCTGTAATCTACTTTGAAAAGGCCATCAATAATTTGTAG
- a CDS encoding class I SAM-dependent methyltransferase: MNFEKIEQAYDLLLENVQTIQNLLGTNIYDALIEQNAAYLTGSHANERVSRNINALKQLQLTTEEWRRTYQFLFIKANQTEPMQYNHQFTPDSIGFILTFLLEQFIAEKQVTVLEIGSGTGNLAQTILNHSQKEIDYLGIEVDDLLIDLSASIADVIGSSLHFAQGDAVRPQILKESQAIISDLPIGYYPDDRIAQRYQVASSEEHTYAHHLLMEQSLKYLQQGGYAFLLAPSDLLTSPQSDLLKRWLQEHASVVAVIALPVTIFGTQSMAKTIFVLQKQTSQPVETFVYPLTNLQSAEVLQAFTENFKKWKQDNAI, encoded by the coding sequence ATGAATTTTGAGAAGATTGAACAGGCTTATGACCTGCTATTAGAAAATGTCCAGACGATTCAAAACCTTCTAGGAACAAATATTTATGACGCCTTGATTGAACAGAACGCTGCCTATTTAACAGGTAGTCATGCAAATGAAAGGGTATCTCGTAATATCAATGCTTTGAAGCAGTTACAATTAACAACTGAGGAATGGCGACGGACATATCAGTTTCTTTTTATCAAAGCTAACCAGACCGAACCGATGCAATATAATCACCAATTTACACCGGATAGCATTGGTTTTATCCTAACGTTTTTATTAGAGCAATTTATTGCAGAAAAACAAGTGACGGTTCTGGAAATTGGATCAGGAACAGGTAATCTAGCGCAGACCATTTTAAATCATAGCCAAAAAGAGATTGACTATCTTGGCATTGAGGTGGATGACTTGCTGATTGACCTGTCTGCTAGCATTGCGGATGTGATAGGAAGTAGTCTTCATTTTGCTCAGGGTGATGCTGTTCGTCCGCAGATTTTGAAGGAGAGTCAGGCCATTATTAGCGACTTGCCGATTGGCTATTATCCGGATGATCGAATTGCTCAGCGGTATCAAGTAGCTAGCTCTGAAGAGCATACCTATGCGCATCATTTATTGATGGAACAATCCTTGAAATACTTGCAACAAGGAGGTTATGCCTTTTTACTAGCTCCTAGTGATTTGTTAACGAGTCCTCAAAGTGACTTATTAAAAAGATGGTTACAAGAGCATGCGAGTGTTGTAGCAGTGATTGCTCTACCAGTAACTATATTTGGTACTCAGTCTATGGCAAAGACTATTTTTGTCTTGCAAAAACAGACCAGTCAGCCGGTCGAAACCTTTGTTTATCCGCTAACGAATCTTCAAAGTGCAGAGGTATTGCAGGCTTTTACAGAGAATTTCAAAAAATGGAAACAAGATAATGCAATTTAA
- a CDS encoding acetate kinase translates to MSKTIAINAGSSSLKWQLYQMPEETVLAKGLIERIGLKDSISTVKFNGQAASQTLDIADHVQAVKILLDDLLEHRIIEDFSEITGVGHRVVAGGEFFKDSVLIDDEALAKIEELSALAPLHNPANAAGIRAFKNILPDITSVAVFDTAFHTTMPDVAYRYPIATKYYEEHQVRKYGAHGTSHYYVSREAAKVLNKPIEDLKLITAHIGNGISITAVDGGKSVDTSMGFTPLAGPMMGTRSGDIDPAIIPYLIENVAELKDAADVVNALNKQSGLLGIAEVSSDMREIEAGRADGDAKCALAFDMFINRLQKFIAQYFAVLNGADALVFTAGIGENSVTVRNAIVKGMSWFGMELDPEKNVFGAEGDISTADSKVKVLVIPTDEELVIARDVERLKK, encoded by the coding sequence ATGTCAAAAACAATTGCGATTAACGCGGGTAGTTCTAGTCTGAAATGGCAATTATATCAAATGCCAGAAGAAACAGTATTGGCGAAAGGTTTGATTGAACGGATTGGGTTGAAAGATTCTATTTCAACTGTTAAATTCAATGGTCAAGCTGCTAGTCAAACGCTAGATATTGCTGACCATGTACAGGCTGTGAAAATCTTATTAGATGATTTGTTGGAACATCGCATTATTGAAGATTTTTCAGAAATCACAGGTGTTGGTCACCGCGTGGTAGCTGGTGGTGAATTTTTCAAAGATTCAGTTTTGATTGATGATGAAGCACTTGCTAAAATCGAGGAATTATCAGCACTAGCACCGCTTCATAACCCAGCAAATGCTGCTGGTATCCGTGCTTTTAAAAATATCCTTCCAGATATTACAAGTGTGGCTGTTTTTGACACAGCATTCCATACAACGATGCCAGATGTTGCTTATCGTTACCCAATTGCAACGAAATATTATGAAGAACATCAAGTTCGTAAATACGGTGCTCATGGAACATCTCACTATTATGTTTCACGAGAGGCTGCAAAAGTATTAAATAAGCCAATCGAAGACTTAAAACTCATTACAGCTCATATTGGAAATGGTATTTCAATTACTGCTGTTGACGGCGGGAAATCAGTTGATACGTCAATGGGCTTCACTCCGTTAGCTGGACCGATGATGGGAACACGTTCTGGAGATATTGACCCTGCGATTATCCCTTACCTGATTGAGAATGTTGCAGAATTAAAAGATGCAGCAGACGTTGTTAATGCATTGAACAAACAATCTGGTCTTTTAGGGATTGCAGAGGTATCAAGCGACATGCGTGAGATAGAAGCAGGTCGTGCAGACGGCGATGCAAAATGTGCCCTTGCTTTTGATATGTTCATTAATAGACTGCAAAAATTTATTGCTCAATATTTTGCTGTACTCAATGGAGCGGATGCGTTGGTATTTACAGCTGGTATCGGTGAAAACTCTGTAACAGTACGCAATGCAATTGTGAAAGGTATGTCTTGGTTTGGGATGGAATTGGATCCTGAAAAGAATGTTTTCGGAGCAGAAGGTGATATCTCAACGGCTGATTCGAAGGTCAAAGTCTTGGTCATCCCTACTGATGAAGAACTTGTGATTGCACGTGATGTAGAACGCTTGAAAAAATAA
- a CDS encoding pyridoxamine kinase has protein sequence MNQQTKSVIVANDIVGLGKVALSTGLPILSACQIEVIPLPTVLLSSHTGGFDNIGMTPLGSAMNGFLEQWETINFPIDGIMTGYLGAQEQLDLVSTFAARRQIPRFIDPIMADNGRLYTGYTTEFVSSMRHFCRGADVITPNITEACLLADFPYLGGRYGKADIERLLVALNKLEVRQIIVTGVSFDKESIGVAYFNRETEKISYHMSKAYPHRFFGTGDLLTAVIGAGYFHGLAMEKIIEVALNFLDKILQHTLALKRDVKFGLCYEPYLSYLIQQVENVKEECR, from the coding sequence ATGAATCAACAAACAAAGTCGGTCATCGTTGCAAATGATATTGTTGGTTTGGGAAAGGTTGCCTTATCGACAGGATTACCTATCTTGTCTGCTTGCCAAATTGAGGTGATTCCGTTGCCAACCGTTTTATTATCTTCACATACAGGAGGATTTGACAATATTGGTATGACCCCTCTGGGGAGCGCGATGAATGGTTTTTTAGAGCAATGGGAGACTATCAATTTCCCAATAGACGGGATAATGACCGGTTATTTGGGGGCGCAAGAGCAGCTGGATTTGGTATCTACATTTGCTGCTCGTAGGCAGATTCCGCGCTTTATTGATCCTATTATGGCAGATAATGGACGGCTGTATACTGGATATACAACAGAATTTGTTTCGTCTATGCGTCACTTTTGTAGGGGAGCAGATGTGATTACTCCGAATATTACCGAAGCATGTTTATTGGCTGACTTTCCTTATTTGGGAGGAAGATATGGGAAAGCCGACATTGAAAGATTATTGGTTGCATTAAATAAGTTAGAAGTTAGACAGATTATTGTAACAGGCGTTTCGTTTGACAAAGAAAGCATTGGAGTAGCCTATTTTAATCGTGAAACGGAAAAGATTTCCTACCATATGTCAAAAGCCTATCCTCATCGCTTTTTTGGAACGGGGGACTTATTAACTGCGGTTATAGGTGCGGGTTATTTCCATGGTTTGGCAATGGAGAAGATCATAGAAGTTGCTCTTAACTTTTTAGATAAAATCTTACAACATACGCTAGCCTTGAAGCGTGATGTGAAATTTGGCTTGTGCTATGAGCCCTATTTATCATATTTGATTCAACAAGTAGAGAACGTAAAGGAGGAATGCAGATGA
- a CDS encoding ECF transporter S component, with amino-acid sequence MNRLTTRQLVELSLYAALILITVQFLRIPLGSQFVHLGNALVVIAVLLYGSKIGALVATIGLGLFDMLNGYAAVAWVTILESLIVCFVLHLVFEKIMHSNDATHHIILVGVVAAMTKIVSNLVKYTLINSVIGGLQLQVAIGGAVVKISGTIGTALVTVVAVPLLYPILKRIIRL; translated from the coding sequence ATGAATCGTCTGACAACGCGTCAACTCGTCGAACTGAGTCTTTATGCTGCCCTAATCTTGATTACTGTACAATTTTTACGGATTCCCTTAGGGTCTCAGTTTGTTCATTTAGGTAATGCTCTCGTAGTGATAGCTGTTTTGTTATATGGTTCGAAAATTGGAGCGCTAGTAGCTACGATTGGCTTGGGGTTATTTGATATGTTAAATGGCTATGCAGCAGTAGCTTGGGTGACAATATTGGAATCTCTTATTGTTTGCTTCGTACTTCATTTAGTATTTGAAAAAATCATGCACTCAAATGATGCCACACATCATATTATCCTTGTTGGCGTTGTTGCAGCGATGACAAAAATCGTTAGTAATTTGGTCAAATATACACTGATAAATAGTGTGATAGGGGGTCTTCAGCTACAAGTAGCTATAGGAGGAGCTGTTGTTAAAATTAGTGGAACAATTGGAACAGCCTTGGTAACCGTTGTTGCGGTTCCACTCCTGTATCCTATTTTAAAACGAATCATTCGTCTGTAA
- a CDS encoding folate family ECF transporter S component, whose amino-acid sequence MEKKIPKLSVQLLAAIAVVSALGIIVENVFSIRFSNTLQLQFTFLTNTILGAIAGPIWSALVALIIDPIAVLMSGQTFILGFTVIEVVSGFLYGLFFYRKKLNIAEKKDWLYVAMVVCLILLVTSFVMTPVVLHYHFKTPWIVLYSSRVTKAVVEIPMRIVVTMLIMPQLQRIPEIRKLMGLPR is encoded by the coding sequence ATGGAAAAGAAAATACCGAAATTATCGGTGCAGTTACTTGCTGCCATTGCAGTTGTATCAGCCTTGGGAATTATTGTAGAAAATGTCTTTTCTATTCGTTTTTCCAATACTTTGCAACTCCAGTTTACATTTTTGACCAATACAATTCTAGGGGCGATTGCAGGACCTATTTGGTCAGCTCTTGTGGCACTGATTATTGATCCGATTGCCGTCTTAATGAGTGGACAAACCTTTATTTTAGGTTTTACGGTGATTGAAGTAGTATCTGGATTTTTATATGGTCTCTTTTTCTACCGCAAGAAATTGAATATAGCAGAGAAAAAAGACTGGCTTTATGTAGCTATGGTTGTCTGTCTCATTTTACTGGTAACCTCTTTTGTGATGACACCGGTTGTGCTACATTATCATTTTAAAACACCATGGATTGTCCTATATAGCTCACGTGTGACAAAGGCTGTTGTTGAGATTCCTATGCGTATTGTGGTAACGATGCTGATTATGCCGCAGTTGCAACGGATTCCAGAGATTCGTAAACTAATGGGATTACCAAGATAA